The Enterobacter asburiae genomic sequence CTTCATTCGGGAAGAGTTCCGGTACGATTGTTCCTTCAGCGTCCACGACGCCCTGCGAGGAGCAGAACCCAATCATTTTTTCCGCCTTCAGCTTGATCGCCAGCTGCGTGGCAATCTCTTCGGACGTCAGGTTAAAGCTTTCGCCCGTTACAGAGACAGCAACCGGGCCCATCAGCACGATGGCTCCGCTGTCCAGCTGGCGATGAATAGCTTCTTCATCAATACGACGAATGCGGCCGCTGTGGCAGTAATCCACGCCATCGTCCACGCCGAGCGGCTGGGCAATGATAAAGTTGCCGCTCACGACGTTGATATGCGCGCCCTGTAGCGGCGTATTGTTCAGGCTCATGGAGAGGCGAGCGGTAATATCCAGCTGCAGCAGACCCGCCGCCTGTTTCACCAGCTCCAGGGTTTTGGCATCGGTAACGCGGGTATGCTTGTGGTAAATCGGCTCGTGGTGGTGAGCGGCCAGGTTGGCGTCGATCTGCGGACGCGCGCCATACACCACCACCAGGCGGATCCCGAGGCTGTGCAGCAGGCCAATGTCATTGACGATGCTGGAAAAATTTTCATGCTCAATGGCTTCGCCACCAAGCATGATGACAAACGTTTTTCCCCGATGGGCGTTGATATAGGGAACAGAATGGCGGAATCCCTGGACCAGTTCGGTTCTACGTTCCTTCACCATGGCACGACCCTTAATGAATGTTTATTCGTAATTTCTGTATTTTTATTCGATTGTGGCCGCGTGTGCAAGTGCAAATTTTCCGCGACCCACAGAAATTGGTAAGTAAACCGTGCGTTAG encodes the following:
- the argA gene encoding amino-acid N-acetyltransferase, whose product is MVKERRTELVQGFRHSVPYINAHRGKTFVIMLGGEAIEHENFSSIVNDIGLLHSLGIRLVVVYGARPQIDANLAAHHHEPIYHKHTRVTDAKTLELVKQAAGLLQLDITARLSMSLNNTPLQGAHINVVSGNFIIAQPLGVDDGVDYCHSGRIRRIDEEAIHRQLDSGAIVLMGPVAVSVTGESFNLTSEEIATQLAIKLKAEKMIGFCSSQGVVDAEGTIVPELFPNEAQARVEALEAEGDYHSGTVRFLRGAVKACRSGVRRSHLISYQEDGALLQELFSRDGIGTQIVMESAEQIRRATINDIGGILELIRPLEQQGILVRRSREQLEMEIDKFTIIQRDNLTIACAALYPFPEEKIGEMACVAVHPDYRSSSRGEMLLERVAAQARQMGLSKLFVLTTRSIHWFQERGFTPVDIDSLPETKKEMYNYQRRSKVLMADLG